The Brachyspira aalborgi genome has a segment encoding these proteins:
- a CDS encoding acyl-CoA dehydratase activase, whose amino-acid sequence MYYVGIDIGSTASKVAVYDENKKEFIDLFMLPTGWSGIETASKIFKTLKEKNINKDNSYFVGTGYGRVAIEYANDTITEITCHAKGTNFLFNNLSGTLIDIGGQDTKIIKIKDGKVDNFIMNDKCSAGTGRFIELMANSLGCSINDLIKEAEKCESTDISISSTCTVFAETEVISLKSSGKKKEEIAFAIVSSVANKVASLCGKFKDDNYFLTGGLCVFPYLVKSLEKSLCGKVITDDRGQYAGAIGAAIIGFDKNNK is encoded by the coding sequence ATGTATTATGTCGGAATAGATATAGGCTCTACCGCTTCAAAAGTAGCCGTTTATGACGAAAATAAAAAAGAATTTATAGATTTATTTATGCTTCCTACGGGATGGTCTGGAATAGAAACCGCTTCAAAAATATTTAAAACCTTAAAAGAAAAAAATATTAATAAAGATAATTCATATTTTGTAGGCACTGGATACGGAAGAGTGGCTATAGAATATGCAAACGATACGATAACCGAAATAACATGTCATGCGAAAGGAACTAATTTTTTATTCAATAATTTAAGCGGCACTTTAATAGATATCGGCGGACAGGATACTAAAATCATAAAAATAAAAGACGGCAAAGTGGATAATTTTATTATGAACGATAAATGCTCGGCGGGAACGGGAAGATTTATAGAATTGATGGCTAACTCTCTCGGCTGCTCGATAAACGATTTGATTAAAGAGGCTGAAAAATGCGAATCAACCGATATAAGCATAAGTTCTACTTGCACGGTATTCGCGGAGACGGAAGTTATAAGCCTTAAATCTTCAGGAAAGAAAAAAGAAGAAATCGCTTTCGCCATAGTGTCGTCTGTTGCAAATAAAGTCGCTTCGTTATGCGGAAAGTTTAAAGACGATAATTATTTTCTTACGGGAGGTTTATGCGTATTTCCGTATTTGGTGAAATCTTTAGAAAAATCGCTTTGCGGTAAAGTGATAACTGACGATAGAGGGCAATACGCCGGAGCTATTGGAGCGGCTATTATAGGATTTGATAAAAATAATAAATAA
- a CDS encoding DUF3343 domain-containing protein, protein MIKIINKGLKRFYMIEKNEKRLIITFNTTTDVLRAEKVFKENNILGKIISIPSEISAGCGLTWESKIELREVLIKILKENNIEYDNIYEINK, encoded by the coding sequence TTGATAAAAATAATAAATAAAGGACTTAAAAGATTTTATATGATAGAAAAAAATGAAAAAAGACTTATAATAACTTTTAATACTACAACTGATGTTTTGAGAGCCGAAAAAGTATTTAAAGAAAATAATATTTTAGGAAAAATAATTTCTATTCCAAGCGAAATATCGGCGGGATGCGGTTTGACTTGGGAATCTAAAATTGAATTAAGAGAAGTATTGATAAAAATATTAAAAGAAAATAATATTGAATACGATAATATTTACGAAATTAATAAATAA
- a CDS encoding aminopeptidase, whose protein sequence is MQDPRINKLAESLVNYSCKVNKNENVLIKVYGESEEHNLVKALIKEVYKVGGNPFVWNHNPQIMIELLKECNEEQIKLWAESDLALMRKMDAYIGIWGGSNNAENSSVRRENNQIYEKFYSNPVHMHERVKNTKWVILNYPTPSMAQQASMSSDEFEDFYFKVCNLDYSKMSKAMDNLVELMDKTDKVKIIGEGTDLTFSIKNIKAIKCAGEMNIPDGEVFTAPVRESVNGILSYNAPSLYNDGFTYENIKFEFKNGKIIKATANDTKRINEILDTDEGARYIGEFSLGVNPYITKPMKDILFDEKIMGSFHFTPGSCYDEAPNGNKSIIHWDLVCIQTEDYGGGEIYFDDILIRKNGIFVVDSLKCLNPENLY, encoded by the coding sequence ATGCAAGACCCAAGAATAAATAAATTAGCGGAAAGTTTGGTTAACTATTCCTGTAAAGTTAATAAAAATGAAAATGTTTTAATAAAAGTTTATGGAGAGAGCGAAGAGCATAATTTGGTTAAAGCTTTGATAAAAGAAGTTTATAAAGTCGGAGGAAATCCTTTCGTATGGAATCATAACCCGCAAATAATGATAGAATTACTTAAAGAATGCAATGAAGAGCAGATAAAATTATGGGCGGAATCCGATTTGGCGCTTATGCGAAAAATGGACGCTTATATCGGAATATGGGGCGGTTCAAATAACGCGGAAAATTCTTCGGTTAGAAGAGAGAATAATCAAATATACGAAAAATTTTATTCTAATCCCGTTCATATGCATGAGAGAGTGAAAAATACAAAATGGGTTATACTTAATTATCCGACTCCTTCTATGGCTCAGCAGGCTTCAATGAGCAGCGATGAATTTGAAGATTTTTATTTTAAAGTATGCAATTTGGATTATTCTAAAATGTCAAAAGCTATGGATAATTTAGTAGAGCTTATGGATAAAACAGATAAAGTAAAAATAATCGGCGAAGGAACGGATTTAACTTTTTCAATAAAAAATATTAAAGCTATTAAATGCGCGGGCGAAATGAATATTCCTGATGGAGAAGTTTTTACCGCTCCCGTTAGAGAATCGGTTAATGGAATTTTATCTTATAACGCTCCTTCTTTATATAACGATGGATTTACTTACGAGAATATAAAATTTGAATTTAAAAACGGAAAAATTATAAAAGCTACGGCAAACGATACTAAAAGAATAAACGAAATTTTAGATACGGACGAAGGCGCAAGATATATAGGCGAGTTTTCTTTGGGAGTTAATCCTTATATAACAAAACCTATGAAAGATATTTTATTTGACGAAAAAATAATGGGAAGCTTTCATTTTACGCCAGGCTCTTGTTACGATGAAGCGCCTAACGGAAATAAATCTATTATTCATTGGGATTTAGTTTGCATTCAGACGGAAGATTACGGCGGAGGCGAAATTTATTTTGACGATATATTGATAAGGAAAAACGGAATTTTTGTAGTCGATAGTTTGAAATGTCTCAATCCTGAAAACTTATATTAA
- a CDS encoding radical SAM protein produces MNDKDIKKTIDNIVWWIPNRKLRDKVRDFFESIRAKHDLINFQFNKITPKANIDFIDIHLVEHCNLNCQCCDHFSQLAEPEFTNIEVFEKDIKRLSELSNGEVNTIHLIGGEPLLNPNIKRFFEIARKYFDKTEIKLITNGILLLKQDNSFWQSMKDNNITLAPTKYPIKIDWDKIKEICKDMNIKLQFFNDENIIKTSYKHMLNLDGKENPEYNFRNCNLANSCIFLDNGKLYTCSLPSNIRHFNKFFNKNIPISVNDYIDIHKARNYQEILQFLAKPIPFCKYCDVKNWKYGITWKTSTKGIEEYIE; encoded by the coding sequence ATGAATGACAAAGATATTAAAAAAACGATAGATAATATAGTTTGGTGGATACCAAATAGAAAATTAAGAGACAAAGTTAGAGATTTTTTTGAAAGTATTAGAGCAAAGCATGATTTAATTAATTTCCAATTTAATAAAATAACTCCTAAAGCGAATATAGATTTTATAGATATACATTTGGTGGAACATTGCAATCTTAATTGTCAATGTTGTGACCATTTCTCCCAATTAGCAGAACCGGAATTTACAAATATTGAAGTGTTTGAAAAAGATATTAAAAGACTATCCGAATTATCTAACGGAGAAGTAAATACAATTCATTTAATTGGAGGCGAGCCTTTATTAAATCCTAATATAAAAAGATTTTTTGAAATTGCAAGGAAATATTTTGATAAAACCGAAATAAAATTAATTACAAATGGAATTTTATTATTGAAACAAGATAATAGCTTTTGGCAATCAATGAAAGATAATAATATTACTTTAGCGCCGACAAAATACCCGATAAAAATAGATTGGGATAAAATAAAAGAAATTTGTAAAGACATGAATATAAAATTACAATTTTTTAATGATGAAAATATTATTAAGACTAGCTATAAACATATGCTAAATTTGGATGGAAAAGAAAATCCAGAGTATAATTTTAGAAATTGTAATTTAGCAAATAGTTGCATATTTTTAGATAATGGAAAATTATATACATGTTCTTTACCTTCAAATATAAGACATTTTAATAAATTTTTTAATAAAAATATTCCGATAAGCGTTAATGATTATATTGATATACATAAAGCAAGAAATTATCAAGAAATTCTACAATTTTTAGCGAAACCGATACCTTTCTGTAAATATTGCGATGTGAAAAATTGGAAATATGGTATAACTTGGAAAACTTCAACAAAAGGCATTGAGGAATATATTGAATAA